CCTAATTAGAAGCAGAATGCCTCATTTAGGCGTCTTTCCAACAGCGGTACGATAAAGGGTAGTCTCGTTCCACACTCATTGATCTGCATTCAAGCGGGGTAAAAAAGCGATGTCCGAGGAGAAGATCTACCCTATTTGTTTCTAACGAACCCTGTTTCTAACGAACCTTTTTTTTAACAAACTGCTTCTAAACGAAATTAGTCTCAAACAAACTCTCTACACACCCACCCAAATAAACGACCCAAACACAAAAGAAGGTATCCCTTAGCCATAACGGCTCGGAGATACCTTCTTTGTTTATACTTAGTTAAACGGTAAATCCACAGCCTTGAAGGCTATGACTTTATCCGTAATTAATTCCTTATTTCGCGCTTTCGTAACGTTTGCCAACTTCTTCCCAGTTTACTACGTTCCAGAACGCTTTGATGTAATCAGGGCGTTTGTTTTGGTAGTTCAGGTAGTAAGCGTGCTCCCATACATCAAGTCCGAGGATTGGAGTAGCGCCTTCGCTGATTGGGTTGTCTTGGTTAGGTGTGCTTGTTACTGCCAGTTTGCCATCTTTAACAACTAGCCAAGCCCAGCCACTGCCGAAACGAGTAGTTGCTGCTGCTGCGAAATCTTCTTTGAATTTTTCGAATCCGCCCAGTTCGCTGTCAATAGCTGCTGCAAGTGCGCCAGTTGGTGCGCCGCCGCCGTTTGGTCCGATAACTTCCCAGAACAAGGTGTGGTTAGCGTGTCCGCCACCATTGTTACGAACAGCAGTGCGGATAGCTTCTGGTACAGCGTTCAGATCTGTAAGAAGTTCTTCGATGCTTTTGCTTTGCAATTCAGGTGCCTTTTCCAAAGCTGCGTTCAGATTAGTCACATATGTGTTATGGTGTCTATCATGGTGAATTTCCATCGTCAAAGCGTCGATGTGTGGTTCGAGTGCGTTGTTTGCATAAGGAAGTGCTGGTAATTGAAATGCCATGGAAAAATCCCTCCTGAGTATATTAGAATTTGTATAGATAAAGAACTTCGGCGGTTTATCGTCAAAATTCTTTATTGTTGATATGTACTATAGGGTATCTCCCAATAGGATACTTTAATTAAACAGTATCTGGATCAATAATGCAACACTAAACAAACATAAATGTTTATAAAGTATGATGGGAGTGTAAACAGAATCATCAATTGTATTTAAAATGTTAAAATAAAGAGCCGTCACCCCATAGACATAACTCTTTATAATTACCCTTATAATGAAACAATGAATCTTAGTCAAAATGTAAACGCTTGATATTAAGCGCTTTCAAAAGAAAAATGATGATATCACGAGAAAAGTGTGCTTTAATAGATTTAAAAGCAGGTATTCCTCGGTATTTGATGCTTTTTTTTATTTTCTCAATGTTAAGGGAACCCCTTCTTTTTGTTAAATTCATAAGCCATAGACAAGGGAGATTTTAAAGAATGCACGTTCGTTCCTTTCAATTAAGCGACGTTAGCCCTGTGACTGATTTGCTGCAAACCGCATTATCGGAAGAATGTTTCGAGAACACTATCGAGCCTTTCTCCAGGCAGCTTTCATGGGATTCAGATCTCATTGTAGTTGCGGAAGATGAAGAAGAAATTGTTGGAGCACTGATTGGTACGATTGAGAAAAACCACGGTTGTTATTTCCGGATTGCTGTACATCCTGATTATCGCCGCAGAGGAGTCGGTAGAAGTCTGGTATCGGCTATGGAATCCAGGTTTCAAGCTCGTAAGGTTAGTGGTATCTACGTAGCCGTCGATGAGCATAATTCTTTTGCATTGCCATTGTATGAAGCTATGGGATATAGCGAGAATCAAATTTTTAAATCTGTCCGGAAGCTGAGCATTGTTGGGTAATTTTGATCACTCAGATGCGTAAGCGGAAACATTTACTAAATAAAGAACTATAGTTGATGATATAGTCTGTTTCATTCATACTCAAGCGTATTTTCCAGAAGTCCATTACTAATGGCTGGGAGATATGCTTTTTTATTGTTATAATATCTGCAAGTATAGACATCAATAATTGAGAATAAGAGGTGACATATTGAGTCAGGAGTCCCAAGTAGAGTTCATGCGTAATCGGAAGCAAAGACATAGATCGTCCAGATCAAACAAAGGCTTTGGTGGTC
This genomic stretch from Paenibacillus sp. FSL H7-0737 harbors:
- a CDS encoding superoxide dismutase, whose product is MAFQLPALPYANNALEPHIDALTMEIHHDRHHNTYVTNLNAALEKAPELQSKSIEELLTDLNAVPEAIRTAVRNNGGGHANHTLFWEVIGPNGGGAPTGALAAAIDSELGGFEKFKEDFAAAATTRFGSGWAWLVVKDGKLAVTSTPNQDNPISEGATPILGLDVWEHAYYLNYQNKRPDYIKAFWNVVNWEEVGKRYESAK
- a CDS encoding GNAT family N-acetyltransferase — protein: MHVRSFQLSDVSPVTDLLQTALSEECFENTIEPFSRQLSWDSDLIVVAEDEEEIVGALIGTIEKNHGCYFRIAVHPDYRRRGVGRSLVSAMESRFQARKVSGIYVAVDEHNSFALPLYEAMGYSENQIFKSVRKLSIVG